The Planococcus donghaensis genome contains a region encoding:
- a CDS encoding DUF1801 domain-containing protein produces the protein MYEPKTKENDRDVIEFIESVEHPKKRHDAYQLVELFEQTSGYPPKMWGPSIIGFGSYHYVYKTGHEGDAPLVGFSPRKAKISLYFATGDENRGPLLEKFGKHTTGKSCVYINKIEDIDLDILQQLIKQSIEFLQDLYPEQK, from the coding sequence ATGTACGAACCGAAAACAAAAGAAAACGATAGAGATGTTATTGAATTTATTGAATCGGTTGAACACCCTAAAAAACGGCATGATGCTTATCAACTCGTAGAATTATTTGAACAAACCAGTGGTTATCCCCCTAAAATGTGGGGGCCAAGCATCATCGGCTTTGGTTCTTACCATTATGTCTACAAAACTGGTCATGAAGGCGATGCGCCACTTGTCGGTTTTTCTCCCCGTAAAGCAAAAATTAGTTTGTATTTTGCGACCGGTGACGAGAACCGTGGCCCTTTGTTAGAGAAATTCGGCAAGCACACCACCGGAAAATCTTGTGTTTATATTAATAAAATCGAAGACATCGATCTGGATATACTTCAACAATTGATCAAACAATCCATTGAGTTTTTGCAAGATTTATATCCAGAACAAAAATAA
- the hprK gene encoding HPr(Ser) kinase/phosphatase codes for MGQVTTKQVMKMFDLDLISGEEGIGRHIPISDISRPGLEMAGYFTHYPANRVQLLGKTELSFFAMLTPKERTERMMKLCTDDTPAIIVSHGVSVPNELIAASSNRHVPVLTTPMSTTRFSSLLTNFLESKLAPTTAVHGVLVDIYGVGVLLTGKSGVGKSETALELVKKGHRLVADDCVEIHQEGENTLVGSAPKLIEHLLEIRGVGIIDIMTLFGASAVRTFKRISLVIDLEIWDQDKTYDRLGLEEEKMKIIDTQVTKLTIPVRPGRNLSVIIEVAAMNYRLKRMGVNAAEEFSNRLNDVIAQDTN; via the coding sequence ATGGGGCAAGTAACGACAAAACAAGTCATGAAAATGTTTGACCTAGATTTAATCAGCGGAGAAGAAGGCATTGGTCGTCATATTCCCATTAGTGATATTTCGAGACCGGGTTTGGAAATGGCGGGATATTTTACGCATTATCCAGCAAACCGTGTGCAATTGCTCGGGAAAACGGAGCTTTCTTTTTTTGCGATGTTAACACCAAAAGAGCGTACCGAACGAATGATGAAACTTTGTACTGACGACACACCAGCAATCATTGTTTCGCATGGCGTTTCAGTTCCAAATGAATTGATTGCGGCTTCAAGCAACCGGCATGTTCCGGTTTTGACGACTCCAATGTCGACCACTCGTTTTTCAAGTTTACTGACAAACTTTTTAGAAAGTAAATTAGCTCCTACCACAGCGGTTCATGGTGTGCTTGTTGATATATATGGTGTAGGGGTTTTACTAACAGGAAAAAGTGGTGTTGGTAAAAGTGAAACTGCGCTTGAACTTGTCAAAAAAGGACATCGTTTAGTTGCTGATGACTGTGTAGAAATTCACCAGGAAGGTGAAAATACCCTAGTTGGATCGGCACCGAAATTAATCGAGCATCTGCTTGAAATTCGTGGAGTTGGCATCATTGACATTATGACGTTATTTGGTGCGAGTGCAGTTCGTACATTTAAACGAATTTCACTAGTGATTGATTTGGAAATATGGGATCAAGATAAAACATACGATCGGCTAGGATTAGAAGAAGAAAAGATGAAAATTATAGATACACAAGTAACAAAACTGACAATTCCAGTTCGCCCTGGACGAAATTTATCCGTTATTATCGAAGTAGCAGCGATGAACTATCGTTTAAAACGAATGGGCGTTAATGCAGCTGAAGAATTTTCGAATCGTCTTAATGACGTTATTGCTCAAGACACAAATTAA
- the hisD gene encoding histidinol dehydrogenase, which yields MKVTRLSSGISIRRTIAEGTEQQVTAVKAIIQEVKDHGDKAMFRFTEKWDGAKLTSLRVTEEEIAQAVERFDPQLLADLTEAAANIRKYHESQQQQGYRLDNEDGSYVAQRVTAIESAGLYVPGGTAAYPSSVLMNVIPAQVAGVSRIVLISPPSKDGTLSDGVLASAHILGISEVYKSGGAQAVAALAYGTESIVPVDKITGPGNIFVALAKREVNGDVAIDMIAGPSEIAIIADDTAYADEVAADLLSQAEHDPLASAVLLTTSEKLADAVSEQVEKQLASLPREAIASPAIANHSMIYIGDSINELIEAADQLAPEHLEIMTADAEAVADKIRHAGAIFIGRYSSEPIGDYFAGTNHVLPTNSTARFSSALSVYDFIKRTSIIRYSEKAWQNNKEKIARLARLEGLEGHARAVESRSWEKGTTK from the coding sequence ATGAAAGTGACTCGTCTTTCTTCAGGAATATCCATTAGAAGAACGATTGCAGAAGGCACTGAACAGCAAGTCACAGCAGTAAAAGCGATTATTCAGGAAGTGAAAGATCACGGAGACAAAGCAATGTTTCGCTTTACTGAAAAATGGGATGGGGCAAAATTAACTTCTTTACGTGTGACAGAAGAAGAAATTGCGCAGGCGGTGGAGCGCTTTGATCCTCAATTGTTAGCGGACTTAACTGAAGCAGCGGCGAATATTCGGAAGTACCACGAAAGTCAACAGCAACAAGGTTATCGTTTAGATAATGAAGATGGCTCATATGTCGCACAACGTGTAACAGCCATCGAATCAGCTGGGCTTTATGTGCCGGGCGGTACCGCTGCATATCCATCATCGGTATTGATGAATGTCATACCAGCACAAGTAGCGGGAGTTTCACGCATTGTGCTTATATCCCCACCAAGTAAAGACGGTACTTTGTCGGATGGCGTACTCGCATCCGCTCATATTCTCGGCATTTCGGAAGTGTATAAATCGGGTGGTGCACAAGCGGTTGCTGCATTAGCTTACGGCACAGAATCGATTGTACCCGTTGATAAAATTACAGGACCTGGCAATATTTTTGTCGCCCTTGCTAAACGAGAAGTAAATGGGGACGTGGCCATTGACATGATTGCTGGACCAAGTGAAATTGCGATTATTGCGGATGATACAGCTTATGCAGATGAAGTAGCTGCAGATTTGTTGTCTCAAGCGGAACATGATCCACTTGCTAGCGCTGTATTACTTACAACAAGCGAAAAACTAGCAGATGCGGTTTCCGAACAAGTGGAGAAACAGCTGGCAAGTTTGCCGCGTGAAGCTATTGCCAGCCCAGCAATTGCAAACCACAGCATGATTTATATTGGAGACTCAATAAATGAGCTCATTGAAGCTGCAGATCAACTAGCACCCGAACATTTGGAAATTATGACAGCAGATGCCGAAGCAGTCGCTGATAAAATTCGCCATGCCGGCGCTATTTTTATCGGCCGTTACTCTTCTGAACCAATTGGTGATTATTTCGCGGGAACGAATCACGTTTTGCCGACAAATAGCACGGCCCGTTTTTCAAGTGCATTATCGGTATATGACTTTATAAAACGAACGAGCATTATTCGCTATAGTGAAAAAGCGTGGCAAAACAATAAAGAAAAAATCGCTCGTCTAGCACGTCTTGAAGGCTTAGAAGGACATGCACGTGCAGTCGAATCACGGTCGTGGGAAAAGGGGACAACTAAATGA
- a CDS encoding nucleoside recognition domain-containing protein, translating into MTTLKNGLKAGLKTTWSLGKIIFPITLLITMLQYTPVLPFVINLIAPVMGLFGLSGDAAIPLVLGNALNLYAGIAGILSLELTVKEVFILAVMLSFSHNIFIETGVALKVGVKLWVVLVVRFGLAALSGVIINLFWQGGGELAQYGFAPEVSATPESWVGILFIGLEKASFGVLQLAMIVIPLMVMIQILKDKHYLQKISDTLGPLTRLLGVQKNASLTLASGLVFGLAMGAGVMIQAVQEDGVSKKDATLVFIFLVACHAIVEDTLIFIPLGIPIWPLLAIRIVTALGLTIFIAYMWRKGEEKQKEVVST; encoded by the coding sequence ATGACGACATTGAAAAATGGATTGAAGGCAGGGTTAAAAACGACTTGGTCGTTAGGGAAAATTATTTTTCCGATTACCTTGCTCATTACTATGCTTCAATATACACCGGTCTTGCCTTTTGTTATTAATTTAATTGCGCCAGTTATGGGCTTGTTTGGCTTAAGTGGAGATGCGGCAATTCCATTAGTTCTGGGGAACGCGCTTAATTTATATGCGGGTATCGCCGGCATCTTGTCTTTGGAATTAACAGTCAAAGAAGTGTTTATCTTGGCAGTTATGCTATCATTTTCACATAATATTTTTATCGAGACTGGGGTGGCATTAAAGGTTGGCGTTAAGCTATGGGTCGTGTTAGTTGTCCGTTTCGGATTGGCTGCACTTTCTGGTGTCATCATCAACTTGTTTTGGCAAGGTGGAGGAGAACTAGCTCAATACGGCTTTGCACCTGAAGTTTCTGCGACGCCTGAGAGTTGGGTAGGGATTTTGTTCATTGGGCTAGAGAAAGCTTCATTTGGTGTTTTGCAATTGGCAATGATTGTGATTCCGTTAATGGTTATGATCCAGATTTTAAAAGATAAACACTACCTCCAAAAAATATCTGACACACTAGGCCCTTTAACTCGATTATTGGGTGTTCAAAAAAATGCTTCATTAACATTAGCTTCTGGACTTGTTTTTGGATTGGCTATGGGAGCAGGTGTGATGATTCAAGCTGTGCAAGAAGATGGTGTTAGTAAAAAAGACGCGACTTTAGTGTTTATATTCTTAGTGGCTTGTCACGCCATCGTCGAAGATACGCTAATCTTTATCCCATTAGGAATTCCGATATGGCCGCTACTCGCAATTCGTATAGTTACAGCGCTTGGGTTAACTATATTCATCGCTTATATGTGGCGTAAAGGAGAAGAAAAGCAGAAGGAAGTGGTTTCTACATGA
- the lgt gene encoding prolipoprotein diacylglyceryl transferase codes for MFSLLATIDPVAFSLGPISVRWYGVIIAAGIVIAFLVGQREMVKRGLHNEFLTDLLIWAVPLAIVGARIYYVAFEWEHYKGNPGEIIAIWNGGIAIHGALIASVIVAYLFTKKRNTSFLRVADILAPSILIGQAIGRWGNFINQEAHGGEVSRTFLENLFIPDWIINHMYIDGAYYHPTFLYESMWSLVGIIILLLLRNVNLVRGEMFFFYMIWYSVGRFFIEAMRTDSLYVVGELRAAQLVSVIAIVIAVVLIVYRRVAIKNPPHYKDN; via the coding sequence ATGTTTTCATTATTAGCTACAATCGACCCCGTCGCTTTTTCACTCGGACCGATTTCAGTTCGTTGGTATGGCGTAATCATCGCAGCAGGGATTGTCATCGCTTTTTTAGTAGGACAGCGTGAGATGGTTAAACGGGGATTGCATAACGAATTTTTAACAGATTTATTGATATGGGCGGTTCCGCTCGCGATTGTGGGTGCACGTATTTATTATGTGGCTTTTGAGTGGGAACATTATAAAGGTAACCCCGGAGAAATTATTGCCATATGGAATGGTGGAATCGCGATTCATGGTGCTTTGATTGCATCAGTGATTGTCGCTTATCTGTTTACGAAAAAGCGCAATACTTCATTTTTAAGAGTAGCGGATATTTTAGCGCCAAGTATTTTAATTGGGCAAGCGATAGGCCGTTGGGGAAATTTCATTAACCAAGAAGCACATGGTGGAGAAGTGTCACGCACGTTCTTAGAAAATTTATTTATTCCTGATTGGATTATTAATCATATGTACATAGATGGAGCTTATTACCACCCAACCTTCTTGTATGAATCTATGTGGAGCCTAGTAGGTATTATCATTTTACTGTTGCTTCGTAACGTTAACTTAGTGCGAGGGGAAATGTTTTTCTTCTATATGATATGGTATTCTGTTGGTCGCTTTTTTATCGAAGCAATGCGGACAGATAGCTTGTATGTAGTTGGGGAACTTCGGGCAGCACAACTTGTATCTGTAATTGCCATCGTCATTGCCGTGGTATTAATTGTATACCGTCGTGTAGCAATTAAAAATCCACCCCATTACAAAGATAACTAA
- a CDS encoding N-acetylmuramoyl-L-alanine amidase: MKIMIDAGHGPNTPGKRSPDGKLREFYFNTAVAEEVKKQLLLDGHSVFFSHQPDLDVPLHERTRLANQLRVDLFISIHANAAGHTFSSANGIETFIYHKPQEATQKLAAMVQQSLVLITGRKNRGVKQADFAVLRDTHMPAILVECGFMTHKQEVDLLKSLLYRKRCAQGICFGIACFENSI; this comes from the coding sequence ATGAAAATAATGATCGATGCCGGGCATGGGCCAAATACACCTGGAAAGCGCTCACCCGATGGGAAGTTGCGAGAGTTTTATTTTAATACTGCTGTGGCAGAAGAGGTAAAAAAACAATTACTACTAGATGGCCATAGTGTGTTTTTTAGTCACCAACCTGATTTAGACGTGCCCCTTCACGAACGAACACGGCTTGCAAATCAATTGCGTGTGGATTTATTCATTTCAATTCATGCGAATGCAGCGGGTCATACGTTTAGTTCTGCAAATGGAATAGAGACGTTTATATACCATAAACCTCAAGAAGCTACACAAAAATTAGCAGCCATGGTTCAACAATCGTTAGTGTTGATTACAGGGAGAAAAAATCGGGGTGTTAAACAAGCTGATTTTGCCGTACTGCGCGATACCCATATGCCAGCTATACTCGTGGAATGTGGTTTCATGACACATAAACAGGAAGTTGATTTGCTCAAGTCTCTACTTTACCGAAAGCGTTGTGCACAAGGCATTTGCTTTGGTATTGCTTGTTTTGAAAACAGTATTTAA
- a CDS encoding acyltransferase, with protein sequence MRNTQRHFVEGPNSLWHIYKTVPFWKVAKNFLVIQTARYTPFLPMKNWLYKTFLKMKIGKHSSFALMVMPDVMFPEKITVGENSVIGYNTTILAHEYLIDEYRLGDVVIGDRVMIGANTTILPGITIGNGAIVSAATLVHKDVPAGSFVGGNPMNIIFTAEQMAERQAKS encoded by the coding sequence ATGAGAAACACCCAACGCCATTTTGTAGAAGGACCGAATTCACTTTGGCATATTTACAAAACGGTGCCATTTTGGAAAGTTGCCAAAAATTTTTTAGTAATTCAAACAGCGAGATATACACCGTTTTTGCCAATGAAAAATTGGTTGTATAAAACTTTTTTGAAAATGAAAATCGGAAAACATTCTTCTTTTGCGTTAATGGTGATGCCGGATGTTATGTTTCCCGAGAAAATTACAGTTGGAGAAAACTCTGTAATTGGCTACAATACAACGATTCTTGCACACGAATATTTAATAGATGAATACCGGCTCGGCGACGTGGTCATCGGAGACCGCGTCATGATCGGAGCAAACACTACGATTTTGCCCGGCATTACGATTGGAAACGGTGCCATTGTTTCCGCTGCCACGCTCGTCCATAAAGATGTGCCAGCTGGATCTTTTGTCGGTGGAAATCCGATGAACATCATCTTTACAGCTGAACAAATGGCAGAGCGACAAGCAAAATCCTGA
- the ppaX gene encoding pyrophosphatase PpaX, which translates to MTEKKINTLLFDFDGTLLDTNELIIQTFLAVLDQHYPGRFNREDALHFIGPSLEQTFTAIDPNRVEELITEYRQLNRIMHDDLVEEYDGVTETLHHLKAQGLKMAIVSTKRSETIRHGLSLMGVKDVFDVIVGLDHVTNPKPHPEPVQLALTRLGASPDEALMIGDNSHDIDGGKNAGVRTAGVAWAAKGEDYLAKFKPDFMLQHISDLLELTKEAVK; encoded by the coding sequence ATGACAGAGAAAAAAATCAATACACTTTTATTCGATTTTGATGGTACGTTATTAGATACAAACGAACTAATCATTCAAACTTTCTTAGCTGTGCTTGATCAACATTATCCGGGCCGTTTTAATCGAGAAGATGCGTTGCACTTTATTGGCCCGTCATTAGAACAAACTTTTACCGCTATTGACCCAAACCGTGTAGAAGAACTGATAACTGAGTATCGGCAGTTGAACCGAATCATGCACGATGATTTAGTTGAAGAATACGATGGAGTAACTGAGACGTTGCATCATTTGAAAGCGCAAGGGTTGAAAATGGCAATTGTCTCAACAAAACGGAGTGAAACGATTCGTCACGGGTTATCTTTAATGGGGGTTAAGGATGTGTTTGATGTGATAGTTGGTTTAGACCATGTAACCAACCCAAAACCACATCCAGAACCGGTACAACTGGCTTTAACACGATTAGGGGCATCTCCTGATGAAGCGCTAATGATTGGAGATAACTCGCATGATATCGACGGTGGTAAAAATGCAGGAGTGCGAACGGCAGGGGTAGCTTGGGCTGCAAAAGGCGAGGACTACTTGGCTAAATTCAAACCAGATTTTATGCTTCAGCACATTAGCGATTTACTGGAATTAACAAAAGAGGCTGTAAAATGA
- the hisG gene encoding ATP phosphoribosyltransferase, translating into MDALTIAMPKGRIFEEAYELLVKAGYDLPKELDDSRKLIVEAPNENIRFILSKPMDVPAYVEHGVADIGIAGKDVMLEHDRDVYELLDLGISRCYIATAGMPDSPMNKVSPRVATKYPKVASQYYRGKGEQVEIIELNGSIELAPMIGLADRIVDIVSTGKTLKENGLVEYEKIVDITSRLIANPVSYRLKQKRISDLVERLRKQAVL; encoded by the coding sequence ATGGATGCATTAACTATAGCAATGCCAAAAGGCAGAATATTTGAAGAAGCTTATGAATTGCTGGTGAAAGCTGGCTATGATTTACCGAAAGAACTTGACGATTCAAGAAAGTTAATCGTCGAAGCACCTAATGAGAATATCCGTTTTATTCTTTCAAAACCAATGGATGTTCCAGCCTATGTTGAACACGGGGTAGCAGATATCGGCATTGCAGGAAAAGACGTTATGCTGGAACATGACCGTGATGTTTATGAATTACTAGATCTTGGCATTAGCCGTTGCTATATCGCGACTGCAGGTATGCCAGATTCCCCAATGAATAAAGTTTCACCACGTGTCGCAACTAAATACCCGAAAGTAGCTTCACAATATTACCGTGGCAAAGGCGAACAAGTTGAAATCATTGAATTGAACGGTTCGATTGAATTGGCCCCAATGATTGGCTTGGCTGACCGTATCGTAGATATTGTTTCGACTGGTAAAACGTTAAAAGAAAATGGATTAGTTGAATACGAAAAAATCGTCGACATTACGTCACGTTTAATAGCGAATCCTGTAAGTTATCGCTTGAAGCAAAAGCGTATTAGCGATCTTGTGGAAAGACTAAGAAAGCAGGCAGTTTTATGA
- a CDS encoding elongation factor G — protein sequence MNKTIGILAHVDAGKTTFSEQLLYHTKSIRERGRVDHQSAFLDSHSIEKSRGITIFADQATFSYKDSTYFLIDTPGHVDFSPEMERSIQVMDYAIIIISAVDGIEGHTETVWELLQKHQVPVFFFINKTDREGANPKQVLNEIQTNFSKNACDITFDFQNGQMSESLIEFIAERDEELLSRYVETGYEEALWLEHFQYLIASNLIFPCASGSALQDTGISEFLHQLDQLTVSAYQQAEPFGARIYKIRHDENGNRICFLKAVSGTLNVRDKLSYGPKHVEEKVSQIRIYNGMKFQTVEQAVAGELFAIAGLSEASIGEVIGNCSNNTQSEVFPTLKSTVLFNSTVHVKEVLRSFQLLGAEDPSLSVYWDEHFQKIQIQVMGIIQLEVLEQVILERFGYSIQFGIPEILYKETIDALVMGYGHFEPLRHYAEVHLKLEPGERGSGFQIGNSCHADALSTGNQNLILHHLTERHHHGLLTGSPLTDVKATLVTGRGHNQHTSGGDFREATFRALRQGLEQAQNRLLEPMYRFKIKVNFEQIGKVLSDIQQAYGSFETPETIDGKTTIEGRVPVATFMNYSTEFAAWTHGKGSLRLLFDGYDVCHNEAHVISKMGYDKNADPLYTSTSIFCAKGQGYKVPWAEAKKAMHCL from the coding sequence ATGAACAAAACGATTGGTATCCTGGCACATGTTGATGCCGGTAAAACTACATTTTCAGAGCAATTGCTTTATCATACAAAAAGTATTCGTGAGCGTGGTCGAGTGGATCACCAAAGTGCTTTTCTAGATAGTCACAGTATTGAAAAAAGTAGAGGCATTACTATTTTTGCAGATCAAGCGACTTTTTCTTATAAAGATTCAACTTACTTTCTCATCGATACACCTGGACATGTCGATTTTTCACCAGAAATGGAACGTTCAATTCAAGTAATGGATTACGCCATTATTATCATCAGTGCGGTTGATGGGATTGAAGGACATACGGAAACTGTTTGGGAGCTTCTACAAAAGCACCAAGTTCCCGTTTTTTTCTTCATCAATAAAACCGATCGCGAAGGTGCAAACCCTAAGCAAGTGTTAAATGAAATTCAAACGAATTTCTCAAAAAATGCTTGTGATATCACATTCGATTTCCAAAATGGACAGATGAGTGAATCTTTAATCGAATTTATCGCAGAACGAGATGAAGAGCTATTATCTCGATATGTAGAAACTGGCTACGAAGAAGCGCTTTGGCTTGAACACTTTCAATACCTGATTGCTTCAAATCTCATTTTCCCGTGCGCCAGCGGTTCTGCCTTACAAGATACCGGCATTTCTGAGTTTTTGCATCAACTTGACCAATTAACCGTCAGTGCTTATCAACAAGCTGAACCATTTGGAGCCCGGATTTATAAAATTAGACATGATGAGAATGGAAACCGAATATGCTTTTTGAAAGCTGTAAGTGGCACACTCAATGTTCGTGATAAACTTTCCTATGGACCAAAACATGTAGAAGAAAAAGTATCACAAATCCGAATTTACAATGGCATGAAATTTCAAACAGTGGAACAAGCTGTTGCAGGAGAACTGTTTGCGATTGCTGGATTATCCGAAGCATCAATTGGGGAGGTGATTGGCAATTGTTCAAACAACACCCAATCAGAAGTATTCCCTACTTTAAAATCAACCGTGTTATTTAATTCAACTGTGCATGTAAAAGAAGTGTTAAGGAGCTTTCAACTACTCGGTGCAGAAGACCCTTCCCTATCGGTTTACTGGGATGAACATTTTCAAAAGATCCAAATTCAAGTAATGGGCATTATTCAGCTTGAAGTATTAGAACAAGTCATCCTCGAGCGCTTTGGTTATTCTATCCAGTTTGGAATACCAGAAATTCTTTACAAAGAAACAATTGATGCGCTTGTTATGGGCTACGGCCATTTTGAACCACTCCGCCACTATGCAGAAGTTCATTTGAAATTAGAACCTGGCGAACGAGGCAGTGGTTTTCAAATCGGGAATTCGTGTCACGCTGATGCGTTATCTACGGGCAATCAAAACTTGATTCTTCATCATTTAACTGAGCGACATCATCATGGATTATTAACGGGTTCTCCTTTGACGGATGTTAAAGCAACCTTAGTGACCGGGCGTGGACACAACCAACATACTTCAGGTGGAGATTTTCGAGAAGCTACTTTTCGTGCTCTTCGTCAAGGATTGGAACAAGCTCAAAATCGATTGCTTGAACCCATGTATCGATTCAAAATAAAAGTTAACTTTGAACAAATTGGGAAAGTACTATCTGATATACAACAAGCTTATGGCAGTTTTGAAACACCAGAAACAATTGACGGCAAAACAACGATTGAAGGTCGTGTACCTGTTGCAACATTTATGAATTACAGCACGGAGTTTGCTGCATGGACTCATGGCAAAGGATCGCTCCGTTTACTATTTGATGGGTACGATGTATGCCACAATGAAGCTCATGTGATTTCCAAGATGGGCTACGACAAAAATGCCGATCCGCTCTATACTTCGACTTCTATATTTTGTGCTAAAGGTCAAGGTTATAAAGTTCCGTGGGCCGAAGCTAAAAAAGCAATGCATTGTTTGTAA
- the hisZ gene encoding ATP phosphoribosyltransferase regulatory subunit, with the protein MTIQMFEKPLGMRDDFPFIAKKKAELRASGTNIIQQAGYELLQTPTLEYYETIGKISAIADNALFKLLDSQGETLVLRPDMTSPIARVAASKLLKEKMPVRLGYYSNVFRAQKREGGRPAEFEQMGVELIGDDSLYADAEVIILAGTILKNLNIESSRFVIGHTQLLQLILEDFGLNQEQIEQVRSAFVSKNSVGFETLAKQLPIEESRMESFIGLISTTTVEEWQQWVNPHNSKQSSLFEEMKKLKKILDRNGLSEAVTYDLSFNSHMTYYTGVVFEVYAAGSGFSLGNGGRYDGLMKQFGLEVGATGFGLRVDRLLEIMSAVSEQQEHILILFDADNEDQAFDEAQKLRTNGTRVTLQFAPAVKATDEFSNHFSKVLRLEGAN; encoded by the coding sequence ATGACTATACAAATGTTTGAGAAACCATTAGGCATGAGAGATGATTTTCCATTTATCGCAAAAAAGAAAGCAGAGCTCCGCGCAAGCGGTACGAATATCATTCAACAAGCGGGTTATGAATTGTTGCAGACACCAACGTTAGAATATTACGAAACCATTGGTAAAATATCGGCTATCGCTGATAACGCCTTGTTTAAACTATTAGACAGTCAAGGAGAAACATTGGTGTTGCGACCAGATATGACATCACCAATCGCACGAGTTGCAGCATCTAAACTATTAAAAGAGAAAATGCCAGTTAGACTTGGCTATTATTCAAATGTCTTTCGTGCTCAAAAACGAGAAGGTGGCCGCCCGGCTGAATTTGAACAAATGGGCGTAGAACTGATAGGCGATGATTCCTTGTATGCCGATGCAGAAGTGATCATTCTTGCAGGCACTATCTTAAAAAACTTAAACATCGAATCTAGTCGTTTCGTAATTGGTCACACGCAATTGCTTCAATTGATTCTTGAAGATTTCGGGTTAAACCAAGAGCAAATAGAACAAGTACGTAGCGCATTTGTTTCTAAAAATAGTGTTGGGTTTGAAACCTTAGCAAAACAATTACCTATCGAAGAGTCAAGAATGGAGTCGTTTATTGGTTTGATTTCCACGACTACTGTCGAAGAATGGCAACAATGGGTCAACCCTCATAATTCGAAACAAAGCTCATTATTTGAAGAGATGAAAAAATTAAAGAAAATATTAGACCGCAATGGATTATCTGAAGCTGTTACTTATGACTTATCATTTAATAGCCACATGACTTATTACACCGGAGTAGTGTTTGAAGTATACGCTGCAGGTAGTGGTTTTTCACTTGGCAATGGTGGAAGATACGACGGTTTGATGAAGCAATTTGGGCTAGAAGTCGGTGCGACTGGTTTTGGTTTGCGTGTCGACAGACTATTAGAAATCATGTCAGCTGTCTCTGAACAACAAGAACATATATTAATTTTGTTCGATGCAGATAATGAGGATCAAGCATTTGACGAAGCACAAAAACTTCGCACAAATGGGACGCGCGTGACGTTGCAATTTGCACCAGCGGTCAAAGCCACTGATGAATTTAGCAACCATTTCAGCAAGGTTCTACGATTGGAAGGTGCTAACTAA